The Sorangiineae bacterium MSr11954 DNA segment TGGGTCGATTCGGCCGATCCCTTTCCGGGGTGGGGCGCGGGGGCGGCGCGTCGGGCGGTGAGGTGAAGAAGACGAGCGGGTTTTTCTTGTTTCCGGCGACGATCAAGGCAACACCACCGATGATCGCACCCACGGATGCCGCGCCCACCAAAGCGTCTTTCACGTAGAGGGAGTCTCTCTCCGACTCGCAGCGGCCGTAGGAACCGCTCTCGCCATAAAGGCAGTGCATCGAGTCGACGAAGGTCATCGCGAGGGCCACCAGAACGCCGACGCCGCCGGAAACCACCGAGAGAACGCCGAAGGCCTTCATCGTTGGCCTATCGAGATCCCGCCGGATCCAGAGATCGCGCGGGTTCGAAGCGTCGAGGCTAAATTCGCCAATGGGCACGCCGTTCGTCGCCACGACGCGGTAATGCCCTGCCGGAACCGTGCGTTCGCAAGGCCCCTTGCACAACACCGTCCAGCTCTCCTCGTCACCTTGCTCGAAGTCGCCTTGCTCGAAGCGCGTCTCGGGATCGTCGATGTGCAAATGAAAACGGCTCGCCCGCCCACGCCATCTGGGGCACGAGCAGACCGGTGGCCAAGACGGCCGCCGCGGCAAGGGGACGCGGGAACGACGAAAGCACGTGGTGCATGGGGACTCCTCCGAGCACCCGGCTCCGGTCGAGTGCGCAGAAAGAGCTATGCCGCACGCCGCGCGGCACCCCAAATGACAACAAATGACGCCGAGCAAGCGAATGAACGACCATCTCGTTGCAGCCGGCGACGGCGACCTCCGCTTCTCGATTCTCGGACCCGAGCTCGATGCGCGGGTCGCGTGGAGCGGTCCCACAAGAGGAGAGGTCGGCGTCTGAGGGCCAAGTTCGACGGGCTCAATCCTTCATCGCGACGCACTTCCGTCGAGCTCGGTACGCCAAACCGCCGGCGCGGGCCGTACGTGGCCATGGGTTGGGAGGATACGCCCAATGACGCCAAGGCTGGGATCGACGAGCGGCGCGTTCCGGTGGCGGAGTGAGAGCGAGCGCAAAGGCTCGGTACGATTTCGTGACGAGCTTCGAAGCTTCGCCCCAAGCCTAGATGCCTTCCCCATCGAGGCACTTCGATCCTTTTTTTGGATCCGATCCGAGGCACGCCGTGTCCTCCATTTTTCGATACGGGCAGCACACGAAATCTGCTTGGCCTTTGCTCGAGGGGTTCATGGCTCGCCGCTTCCAGCCAATCACCGCTCTCGAGGTCGAGGAGGCGATAGCGTTCGAGGCGCGCGTGCTTGAAGAGTGCCAACTTGCCGTCGTCGCTCGTCGCGTAGACGCAGAGGACCGGAGTCGGATAGCGCCGGGGCGTCGCGCCGGGGGCGGCCAAGAACGATGTTTCGTTGCCGCGCGAGACGAGGATGCCCGTCTCGCCGGCGAACGCGGCGCCATGCAGACCCTTGGTGGCCGCTTTCCGCGTCGTCTTTCCGGAGGGCGGTTCGAAGTACAAGGGCTCGGCCGGGCTCCACGCGGCGCCCGGCTTGCCGTCGAGCGTGTCGATGAGGTGTTCGAACGCGGTCTGGGCCTTGCGACGAGTGCTGGCGACGATGATCGCCGGTGCAGCGAGCTCGGTCACGCGCTGCACGCGCGCGAGGGTATTGATGACGCCCATATAGGCATAACCGATGAGATCGGGCATCTGCCGGCCGCCGGGCATGCCGCGCAGCGGGCGAAACCCCGACGCGATGACCGGCACCCGGCGCACGATCCAGTCCCCGGCGCCGGCGCGCACCAGCCCCTCGACGAAGGATGCTTGCTGGCGATCCTCGGACTCGATCGCGCTGTGTTGCACGGTGGAGCCATCGAGCCAAGCGTCACCGCGCGCGACGGCCATGACGTCTTCGGCTGAAATGCCGATGCGTTCCGCGATCGCATGGGCGTGCGCAGGGTGGACCAGCCCCGACGAAGCTTCGATGTGCGCCATTTCTCGTGCGTCGGGCGAGCGCCATAGGCGCGGGCAGATGAGGCCACCACGAACCGATGCTCGATCGCGTTCGTCGAAAAATTCACTCTTCGTGACTTGGCCACACGAATCGAACTTCAGGAACGCGGACGGCTCGAGGTGCATACCACTTGAATACCATATAGCGAGCTTGCGACGTGCACCGAAGCTACCCGAACCCCCCGCGCCCCTTCGGCGGGTTCTCGAGGGTCGAATTCGAATACTTCGATGCGGATTGCGATGTAACCGTACGGCGAACGGCCTGAACGGGGTTCCGTTCGATCCGCGATGGTCTAAGGGTCGAAGAACGTCGAGGGTGATGCGATCGCGTGTGGTTTCCAGCGATCGGGCAGGAGGTTCGAGAGATTGTCGTCGGCGGTCTTGTCGATGCGTTCGAGGACGTCCGCGATGTACTCAACGGGATTGATGGCAACGCGTGTGCACGAGACGACCAGTGAGTAGAGCAGAGCGAGTTCCTTACCGGCGTCCTCGCTGTGGACAAATAGAAAATTTTTCCGGCCAAGAGCGACGAGCCTAAGGGCATTTTCTGCCAAGTTATTGTCCAGGCGGATGCGCGGATCGCGGAGAAAACGGCCGAGCGGGCGCAGGTTGCGCCATACATAGTGCGCGGCACGACCGAGCAACGTCTTCGGTCCGTGTGCACGACGAAGTTCGCGAGAAAGCAGAAGTAATCGGACAAATAGAGGCCGTGCATAGGTGCGCCGCAGCGCGAGATGCTCGGCCGTGCCAAGGAACGCGCGATGCTCTGCCTCGTGCTCGACACCGTACATTCCGGCGATGAGGTCGAGTGCTTCCTTCGCTTCGGGCACCTCCCCGGCCTCGAAAAATTTCCGACGAACGTGAGCGAGACAGCCACATCGCTGACGGAGTCCTCGCTTCTCGAGCGGGTCATATCCACGATAATCGTCGCACAGAAATGCGCCAGGCGAATCACCGAGGACCTCGAGTGGAGCATCGCCACCACGCGTGAGCTCAAAGCGATATCCCGTGAGGCGCTTGCCAACAAAGGCCCAGATAAACGCCTTCGAGGTTTGCTTCGTCAGCGTAAACGACGTCTCGTCGACATGGACGAGGAAGTCCTTCTTGATGACGTCGAAGAGCGGGGCTCGGAGGGGCTCGAGCTTTTGCGCCGCACGCCGGAACAAGTCATTCATCGTGCTTCGTGCGATGGGCATACCGAGCCGCGCGAACGACTGCTCGAGACGATAAAGCGGCGTGACGACAAGGCACTTCGAGACGACGAGGTGCGCAACGAAGCTCGAATCGTACCGCGTCTTGTCCGACCAACGCTCCGGCGGCGGCGCGGTAATGACGCATCCACCGCATCGACACGCGACGACCTCGCGCGTGTGCACAACACGTCGGAAGTAGCCCGGGACGTACGAGTAAACCTCGGATGGCTTGCCGGTGCCGACGCTGCGAAAATTCGTGCCGCCGCAAAGATGACACTTCTTCAGCGTCTCGGGCACGGGCTCCGTCTTCTCTTCTGTGACGATGTGTTCCGCGCGAAGCAAAGCCTGCTCCGTGCGGCGCTCGGCGATCTCCGCTGGCGTCCTCGGTGGCCGCGCGATCTTGGGCATCTTGCCCATCTTCTCGGTACGCCTGGCGAAGGCGCGTTTGAGCACCTCGAGCTCGGCCTGCATGATATCCATTCGAGCTTGCGCCCGCGCACCCTCCTGTTCGAGGTACTGCGCGTACTCGCGCCAAGCGCAGGAACCGTGTTCGTCGTTGTCGGGAGGAGGGACCAATAAACAGCTTTGATCATGCACTCCGCCGAATGTCGATCCCCTTTTTCGCTTCGGCGGTCGTCTTCGCGGGTTTCCACATCGGTGTGCGTCGAACGAGACGAAGATCGACACCATCGAGCAGCATGGTGAGCGACGTCGCGTCGAGGTCGATGCATGAGGCCCCTTCAGGGATCCGCGGCAGCGTGAAGCGCCCAGATTCGAGCCTTTTGTAATAGACAACGAAGCCGCCCGCGCTGAAGAAGAGGATCTTCACGCGATCCATGCGGCGACCAAGAAACACGAAGAGGGTGCCACTGTACGGGTCGACCTTCCACAAAGACTGCACGAGCGTCACGAGGCCATCGTGTCCGCGCCGAAGGTCGACGGGCGCACTCGCGAGGACGATCTCGATGCCGGGCCCGAGACTCAACACGCGCGCGCCGCGGCGGCCACCAGCGCCGCAAGATGCTCGGCCGTAATCGCTCCACGCATCGTGATGCGTGCCGGTCCGGCTTCGACGACAAGCTCGATATCGCGCTCCACCGTCGCAGGTCGTGTCACGACGACGGGCAGCAGGCGCGTGGGGCCTGCTGTGCGCGCGCGCCGCTCAAGCTCGGATCGCCACCAGATCAACGTCCGCTCCCTGACGCTGTGTCGGCGGGCGATCCCCGCCGCGTCGCCGCTTTGCGCCAGCTCCTTGATCCGCTCAGCCCACCAGTTCGCATCATGTCTCGCCATGCGCGCAATGAACATCAAACGCGACCGCCCCGCACGGCGTCTTTGCCCGTACGGTTACATTGCGATCGCGTGCCGTTGGCACACCCAAGTGAAAAGACGAGGCGGTGCCCTACAAATCCAGCATGGCAGCAACAGCGCTCGCCAACTTGAAACAGCGGTGAAGGCAGAACTGACCCTATGACGCTGGCGTTGGCAGTCGTGGCTTAGTAGGCTCTAACTCGGCGCCCATACGGTCCTAGCCAATCGGCCTTCTTTAAAAGCCACTCAATACCAGAATCAAACACGACGTGCGCCATGGGCTTAAGGCCTGGTGCGGCGTCGCTGGTGTCGTAGAGGACGTCCATAGTGGGGCGTCCAGCCATGCTTAGACGGACCACAGCCAAGTAGAGGCTAAGAGGGGCAATACGCTCGACGAGAGCGAGCCGCGCGCGGGCCAGCGGTTTACCAGCTGTAACCGAGCGTGCGAGAATTTGGCCGAGATAGTCGGCAAGACGCACTAGCAGTAAGCTAAAATGAACTCCGGGGACCGTCGGACTGCTTCCCTGGATTCCACTGACTTCGACACTAATGTCCTTGGCGATCTCTAAAGCCTTCTCGTGAAGCAAGTCCGGTAGCAGGCGCAACTCACGAACCACTGCGACGGCCATATGTCTTGGCACAAACTCGTCGACGTTATTTGTAGGATCGACGACCGGCCGCACTGCACTTCGGGGTTCCGGCGCATGCGGAAAAAGTACTACTTCGCCAGCGGCTCCCTCGCGAAGCGCAAATCGAACATTCGGACCAAGCGCGTCGTCATGAATGTACAGATTTTCCAGTGCGCCGTCTTCCTCTTCGAAGTATCCACACTTTAGTTTTGGGGGACTCTTCGGTCGACAGCCAACCGCGCAGACGACGTGACCTTCCTTTCCGCGCTTTCCGACGAGCAAAATCGGAAAACCGGATCGGAGCAGCATGGCCACTGTGCTTGCGAAGCGTGTCATTGAAAAGACTGGTTGGTCGCCGTCGTTGATGTCTCCCTCGATCAGCAGAGGTTCGAGGCCTTGCTCTTTAATCGCCTCGAGGAGGTGATGGTTATAGAGACCACTGCTTGGAAAGACGCGCTCGCCGAGAGATGCCGTGCGGTGCGCCGATTCCGTAATAGCGGCCGTTGTGGGAAATGCGACTCGGTCCCGGAAGGCCGATGATTGCAACATCGACCATAACCCAACGGTGGCGCAGGCCGCGACGGCAGAGTCTTGTTGCTGCCATGCGAGTCCCTCGACCGTGAGGCGAATGCCGGCAATATTGATCTCGTAGTCGCGGCATGGCGCTACCACGCGGGAGAGTACTCCGGGGCGATCGTCCGGATACCAACCGAGAACGGTTCTCCCGAGAGAGGTTCGAATGGGGCGCAGCACCGTGAAACCCTTGAAGCATTCTTGCAGAGCGGCGCACGCCTGTTGGGCGCCGCCTGCGGCCTCCTCGAGTAATCCGCGAAACGCTGCGGACGACGAGCACATGCCGTCTGTGAAGAAAGAAACTCTTCGACATACGTTAATATATCCGCGTGCGCTCTCTCCATAGAACGCCTTGAACGCGGCTAGATAGTCACGGTCGAAGTAGTTGGCCTCTACAAGAAGCCAACGCACATGCAGGTCGTGGAGGTAGCACCGCAGATAGTCTCGCTGCGTGCACTCATCGAGAGCCGTTAGCGGATCGCCATCTTCGCCAAACTCGACGATTTGGATCCGGCCGGGCTTGTGCCCCCGATTAGCGGGCACGCCGCGTAAGTCGTTCCGAGCTGAGTCCCGCTCGATATGGGCGTGCGCGCTTCTCAAGCTCATTTTCGGCCCGCTGTCGAGTCTGCTCACTCACCTGGATCCCCGGATCTCCCTGGGCAAGCGCAGCGAGCGGAGAGATCGCGCCCGTGACCTCCGCGTTCCACGAAGACCGAGAGGGTTCGCTCTCTTTCCCACGCCGAGTCGCCACGGTAGGAAATCTAGCGAACCGACGACCTGGGCGCAAGTTCAGCATCGTGGATCTCTCAGCGTAAACCTAGGTCTCTTCAGTACTCAGAATCTGGGCGGAGGGCTTGGCCCGCCTCGCGAATTCGGGCGTACGTTTCCCGGCCCGGGCGCAGAGGGTCGTCTTGTCCTACAATATTTGTGCCGAAGCGTTTTACCCGTCCGTTACGCTGGGTACCGCGAGCCCCTTGAAACGACAGCAGCTCCGCTGCCGAGCCTTCTCGAGAGAGAACATCTCGGACTCATCACCGAAGACACCGACGGACGCGTCGTCGATGTCGCTCGACGCCGCGCTCGCGAGCCAGTTCGGAATGAGAGCAACATAGCCGCCCCGCCGCGGTCAGCGCATGAACGTCTCGTAGTCGAGTCGATCGAGCTTGCGCGACAGCATCGCCAATGTGAGCACGCTGGTGAGCGCCACCGCCACGGCAAATCCGAAGCCGTAGAAGCGGGGACCGAAGTGGAGGCTCACCAAGGAGAGGGTGACGTTGGCGACGAGGAAGAAGCCGCAGAGGTACATGACCAGCTTGCGGTAATCGAGATAGAAGAGAATCGTGAAGAGGCCGAGCAAAACGACTTGAAAGCCGACGGCCACCACGTCGATGCGAAACAGGTACAAGTAGAAGGGCGGAATGCGAAAGAGCTGGAGCACTTTGGCGCCGACCAAGAGGAGCACGGCCACGGCCAGGCCCTGGATGCGGAAGATGTCGTAGATTCCGGCGCGGGCGGCCTCCACCAGGCCGTTGCGGAGGCGGTGCAGCTCGGCCAACGTTTCGCCTTCGCGCACGGCGGTGTAGAAGAGCTCGTAGCTCTCGGCGAAGTCGGTCTCGATGCGGACGAAGAAGACGGCCATCCCCGGGATGAGGGAGAGGTAGGCCACGA contains these protein-coding regions:
- a CDS encoding IS66 family transposase, producing MQAELEVLKRAFARRTEKMGKMPKIARPPRTPAEIAERRTEQALLRAEHIVTEEKTEPVPETLKKCHLCGGTNFRSVGTGKPSEVYSYVPGYFRRVVHTREVVACRCGGCVITAPPPERWSDKTRYDSSFVAHLVVSKCLVVTPLYRLEQSFARLGMPIARSTMNDLFRRAAQKLEPLRAPLFDVIKKDFLVHVDETSFTLTKQTSKAFIWAFVGKRLTGYRFELTRGGDAPLEVLGDSPGAFLCDDYRGYDPLEKRGLRQRCGCLAHVRRKFFEAGEVPEAKEALDLIAGMYGVEHEAEHRAFLGTAEHLALRRTYARPLFVRLLLLSRELRRAHGPKTLLGRAAHYVWRNLRPLGRFLRDPRIRLDNNLAENALRLVALGRKNFLFVHSEDAGKELALLYSLVVSCTRVAINPVEYIADVLERIDKTADDNLSNLLPDRWKPHAIASPSTFFDP
- the tnpB gene encoding IS66 family insertion sequence element accessory protein TnpB (TnpB, as the term is used for proteins encoded by IS66 family insertion elements, is considered an accessory protein, since TnpC, encoded by a neighboring gene, is a DDE family transposase.), coding for MLSLGPGIEIVLASAPVDLRRGHDGLVTLVQSLWKVDPYSGTLFVFLGRRMDRVKILFFSAGGFVVYYKRLESGRFTLPRIPEGASCIDLDATSLTMLLDGVDLRLVRRTPMWKPAKTTAEAKKGIDIRRSA